The window CCACCAGGTCGCCGGCAGCAAAAGCAGGCATGACCCGATCCCGGGCCAGGAAATCACCGGTCTCGCAGATCGGGCCCACCAGGTCCGCAACCTGTTCGCCCCGGGGCTGGCGCACCACCGGCTGCACAGCGTGGAAGGCGTTGTACAGGCTGGGCCGGGCCAGGTCGTTCATGCCGGCATCGACCACCACGAAGCTCTTCAGGGCGGTCTGCTTGGTGTACAGGACGCGGCTGACCAGGATGGCAGCGTTGCCGACTATAACCCTTCCCGGCTCCACCAGCAAGGTACAGTCCAGGTCCCGCCACTCCCGGGCCAGGGCCGCGGCGTAGTCCGCCGGCAGCGGAGGCTGCTCCAGGTCGTAGGTGATGCCCAACCCCCCGCCCAGGTCGATGGTGTCCAAGGGGATGCCGTCCGCCTTGAGCTCCCGGGCCAGGGCCTTGACCCGCTCCAGGGCCGCGACAAAGGGCGCCACCTCGGTAAGCTGGGAGCCGATGTGGCAGCTGATGCCCCGCACCCGGAGGTGGGGCAGACTGGCAGCGTGGCGGTAAGCGGCAGGGGCATCGCCCACCGGGATGCCGAACTTGTTCTTGGCCAGGCCGGTGGAGATGTACGGGTGGGTCCTGGGATCGATATCCGGATTGATGCGGAAGGCTACCGGCGCCATCTTGTCCAGGCTGGCGGCCACAGCTTCGAGGCGATCCAGCTCCTGCAGGGACTCGACGTTGAACAGCCGGATGCCGCTGCGCAGGGCGTAGCGCAGCTCGGCATCGGTCTTGCCGACGCCGGAGTAGACGATCCGCTCCGGGGGAATGCCAGCCTGCAGGGCCCGGAAGAGCTCGCCGCCAGAGACGATGTCAGCGCCGCTGCCCAGGCTGGCGAACAGCCGCAGGATGGCGATGTTGGAGCAGGCCTTCACCGCGTAGCACACCAGGTGGGGGATCTGGGCCAGGGCCTGGTCGAAGACCTGGAAGTGGCGGGACAGGGTGGCGTGGCTGTAAAGATAGAACGGCGTGCCCACCGAATCGGCGATCAGCCGCACCGGTACCTCCTCGCAATACAGCTCATCCTGGCGATACTCGAAATGGTGCATGACGCTCCCCGAAGACGCGGCTATTCGGTGCTCACCGGCCCCACGGTCAGCACGGCGAAGGCCGCCGCCGACTCGTTGGCCGGCGTGGCCCGGTCGAAGGCGGTAACCCCATACTGCCAGCGTCCGGCGCCTGGCGCTGGATGGTCAAAATAGCTCTCGGTGCCAGCCGGCACCTCCCCCAAGAGGGTCGGATCCGTTGCCGGCAGCTGGACCCGGTAGATCCGATAGCCAGCCAGGTCGGCGGCCGGGCTGGCCGGCCAGGAGAGCAGGATACCCTCGGGCTCGGCCTGGACCACAAGGTCGGCCGGCAGGGCTGGCGGCGTATGATCTGCCGCCACGCCGGGGACCTCGGCGCTGACCGGCCCGGCGATCGCCGCTCCTGACACCTGCCGGATGGCCCGCACCCGGTACCGGTACGTCACCCCATTGGCGACTGTGCTGTCCTGGAAGCTGGCTGCCCGGAGATCTTCGGCCACCGGCCGGAAGCGCCAGTCTCCGGCCGCTCGCAGCACCTGGTAACGGACCTCCAGGAGGACCGGCGTCCCGTCCAGGGCCGAGGTAACCGGTTGCCACACCAGGTCCAGACGGCCGTCGCCAGGGCTGACCGTCAAGCCCTGGGGGGCGCTCAAAGGGGTCTCCCAGGTGAAGGCCACGGTATTGGAAAAGGGGCCGGTCA is drawn from Thermodesulfobacteriota bacterium and contains these coding sequences:
- the lysA gene encoding diaminopimelate decarboxylase; translation: MHHFEYRQDELYCEEVPVRLIADSVGTPFYLYSHATLSRHFQVFDQALAQIPHLVCYAVKACSNIAILRLFASLGSGADIVSGGELFRALQAGIPPERIVYSGVGKTDAELRYALRSGIRLFNVESLQELDRLEAVAASLDKMAPVAFRINPDIDPRTHPYISTGLAKNKFGIPVGDAPAAYRHAASLPHLRVRGISCHIGSQLTEVAPFVAALERVKALARELKADGIPLDTIDLGGGLGITYDLEQPPLPADYAAALAREWRDLDCTLLVEPGRVIVGNAAILVSRVLYTKQTALKSFVVVDAGMNDLARPSLYNAFHAVQPVVRQPRGEQVADLVGPICETGDFLARDRVMPAFAAGDLVAVMSAGAYGFSMASNYNSRPRPPEVLVRGEEIFVIRRRETYASLIAGEAIPAFLEGPAC
- a CDS encoding fibronectin type III domain-containing protein; the encoded protein is MRRLLVAACLLAVCGCGKKTPPLPAAEIIPPAVTDLAFHLDEGGVTLTWSAPPGRGKDLRPVVSGYEINRAVFSPDQACDSCPLPWGRPVHIDERDARSELPGRHRQYREAVLRPGLRYAFRIRPLLGRLMTGPFSNTVAFTWETPLSAPQGLTVSPGDGRLDLVWQPVTSALDGTPVLLEVRYQVLRAAGDWRFRPVAEDLRAASFQDSTVANGVTYRYRVRAIRQVSGAAIAGPVSAEVPGVAADHTPPALPADLVVQAEPEGILLSWPASPAADLAGYRIYRVQLPATDPTLLGEVPAGTESYFDHPAPGAGRWQYGVTAFDRATPANESAAAFAVLTVGPVSTE